In candidate division KSB1 bacterium, the following proteins share a genomic window:
- a CDS encoding site-specific integrase: protein MLAVCKDDYHRLAMFLLNTGCRCNEGLGMTWDEVDLGRRQVVVRSAVGKMGKRRTIPINDQLAAVFRNWPGDHTSRLFPKFGPNQVTMGFRRLRRAAGLPEGISVHSLRATFARHLIERGVDISTVSRLLGHSSVKMTEKHYLALDPQHVHSAVNQLDFTSPPPRPDPTQ, encoded by the coding sequence TTGCTGGCGGTCTGCAAAGATGATTACCACCGTCTCGCGATGTTCCTGCTTAACACAGGCTGTCGGTGTAATGAAGGGCTGGGGATGACGTGGGATGAGGTTGACCTTGGTCGACGCCAAGTCGTTGTCCGGTCGGCGGTGGGGAAGATGGGAAAGCGACGGACAATCCCGATCAATGACCAACTGGCGGCCGTGTTTCGCAATTGGCCCGGCGATCACACAAGTCGGCTATTCCCCAAGTTCGGACCCAATCAGGTTACTATGGGATTTCGACGGTTGCGTCGAGCCGCTGGCCTACCTGAAGGAATCAGTGTGCACTCGCTTCGCGCGACGTTTGCGCGTCATCTTATCGAACGCGGCGTGGACATCTCCACCGTCAGCCGCCTACTTGGGCACTCGTCCGTCAAAATGACTGAGAAGCACTACCTGGCGCTTGACCCCCAACATGTTCACTCGGCCGTCAATCAGCTGGACTTCACCAGTCCGCCACCAAGGCCGGATCCGACACAGTAA